tgctaacggaatgaagtacatggtaccactttgcaaacttttaaaccacatggatgTGGTTCGAAAATGaatgtaaccacaaggtttatttttatacttttccctatttTTATCTTCTCCACTTTCTTCACCCGATCAGGACCCACCTTTTTGCCTTTCTTCGTACCCTTACCTGTCATTTTGCAGTCTTATAGACCCAAATACCCCTATAAGCATAATTCCAAAAACGCCCATGATTCCATAGACAAATGGTATGTGTTATTTGTATGCcggtaaattacactaatggtacttgaactttaccctattcacactttgatacctagattacattttgtctcaaaaatatacctaaagtaacgatgaccggacaatttagtatattttaccggttaatgaccggtcaacgtgaGTTTCATAtgttaattacatcaatggtacctgaactttatattaattcatattttggtacctgaattttattttatcctaaaaacataactcaAGTAAATGTGACTGAAaattttagttcatttgatcggttagtgaccggatatgagtttgaccattttaaactAAACATTGAGACTCACTATACACTCAatgaacataaaattataatattgccatttaatatatatatatatatatatatatatatatatatatatatatatatatatagagagagagagagaactaAATAGTagtattgtaattttatgttaattgagtgtgtGATGagtcttaatttttaatttaaaatggccAAACTCGCATTGACCGATCACTAATCGCTCAAATGTAGTAAAATATTGGGTCATCTTTACTTGATGTGTATTTTTGGAGAAAAtcaaatctaggtaccaaagtgtaaattagggtaaagttcaggtaccatccgtgtaatttactcgtcaaACTCGTATTGACTGACCActgaccggtaaaatatactaaattgttcGATCATCGTTACTTCaaatatatttttgagacaaaatgtaatctaggtatcaAAGTGTGAACTAGGATAAAATTCAGGtatcattggtgtaatttactctttGTATGCCCTATTCTTGCATGCAATTGAAATGTTGTTACTATCATCATTCTACGTGAGTCTATTGAATAAGTTAGTATAATGTTGTTTTAGTGTgctttataaaaaaattgtcaCGTGCATACATCTTGGATAAGTCTTCGTTATAGTTTAATGTTTGTTATTGATCTGGATTTATGTGTTTTATGATTTTAGGGGATGGTGCCTTTCTCCTGTTGAGACGTGTGCTTTGATTCTTTATTTGAACTgttgtattgtctgatgacaAAACTCTTTAATAAAGCAATGGCTGATTCATAGTCCAGGCCATACTTTTGTGAGAATCCTCGAACCACTAATCGATCTTTTTGTATCTCTCAATTGATCCGTCAGGGCGCTGTTTTACTTTATAAACTCATTTGCAAGAAGGGttagactatgcttactttgtttttgacaaagtaagcgttactttgtttttaccaccattagatgaacttactttgttaatattttaagaaactGATAGCTAATCTACTAGTTTCTTTGTAAAGTAAAACCGGTAGAAAAACTATCAGTTTCGATCTTAGTTAACAGAGACCCACAGTGGGTAATATGTTTAAATCAAAATCTATAATGGAAATAAATTTCATAAATGCCCCCATTTTCCTTTCATAACAATTGTAAGAACCTGTAAAACCAATCAATTTCATCCGATAAATGATTGACTAAGTAAATTTATTTGGTTAATCTTAATTAAGATTAAAatcattataaatttaaatttaataaatttatatttaatgatAACGGACTAAATTCATTTGATCTTAGTTGATCACTGCTAAAGTAAAAAACCactgttctttttattttttgacaagGAAGAATCATTTTATTAATTATCAGCAACAAGAGCAGTACAGACACAAGAATGAGGTACTGAAATCCAGACCTTCCTCTCAAAAGCAGGTGTAACTGCACAGGCTAAAGAGTGAGCAATGGAATTCGCTGACTTACGAATAAATGAGATTGACACATTACCTATATCCTTAATAAGGATTTTGCAGTCTTCAATAACTAGATCCAGAGCCGAATTGCCACTAGTTTCTCACTGAATAGCATACACTAGCAATTGTGAATCTGATTCTACCAATACGTTCTGCCTGCCAGAATCCTTCAGCAAACTCAACGCCTCACGACACGAGATCGCCTCAACTAAAAAAGGGTCAAGACAACAGTAAATAGTACCGTTACCTGCAGCTTGGAACCCGCCACCGCTATCCCGCAGGATGAATCCATAACCAGCAGTACCCGAGGTAGAAAATGTGGCCCCGTCAATATTAAGTTTTAACATACCTGGCGGGGGTTTGCACCATTTCTGAGTTACTTCAGCAGTCGTCACCACTGCACCACGTCCCTGGCTCTGGGCAGCTTTACAACTTGAGATAAATTGCATGGCAGTGGAGAAGAGTATGGTAGGCGTCATGACTTGTTTTGACCATACTATATTGTTCTGGTTAAGCCATAAGAACTAGCAGCAGACCGCCACCGTACCAGTTTCCGACGGAAACAATAACGCCAGCTTCTCCCAAAACTCCCTAAACGAAGAGCAAGAATCTCCCAGTCCTGCAACGCTAGTCAAACCCCAGAAAAGTCGAGCCTGACGGCAACCAACTAAGACATGGAAGTCGTCCTCCTTCGATTGTAGGCATGATGGAGACAGGTTATTGATCGGAACCCTTCTAGCAGATAAAGCGCTCAGCAACGGTAAACAGCCAGCCAAGGTTCtccaaattaaattttttacctTGGGCGGAACCTGAAGTGCCACACCATATTCCAATTAACTCCGACAATTGTCAATGATGGATTATTGCCATATTTTTCAGACCACATGTGTTTATACGCACTTTTCACACAAAACTTGCCTCTCTTTCCCCAGTACCATCCCCACGCATCAGACACCAGACGGTGACTTAGAGAAATCCTACGAATAAGTTCTGTATCTCGATCCACAAAGATCCCATTGATTAATTCCAAGTTCCACTCCCCCGAAGGCTGTCGGATGTTATTCACAGTATCCAACTCAAGGCCCGGGAGTCGCGCACTTTCTACAAAAGGGTGGTCAGGGTCAGGCAGCCAAGGGTCTTCCCAGATGTTAATAGACTCCCCTGTCCCAACAACGTGTCTAGCTCCAGAAATAACAAGTGACTGTGTAACATGTATACTTCTCCATATAAAGCTGGGCTGATTACCAAGATCCGCCTCTAGAAAGGAAGAAGAGGGAAAGTACTTAGCCTTATATACCGGTGCAAGTAATGAATCTGGATTAGTTAGTAGCCTCCAACCCTGTTTAGCTAGAAGAGCAATCTTAAATAGATGTAACTTTCGAAAACCCAATCCTCCTAAGCTCTTCGGGACACACAGTTTCTCCCATGACTTCTAATGTAGGCCTCTTTCCTCGAAACCAgatccccaccaaaaagaattcatcatTCTTTTCAGATCATCACACAGAAGTTGAGGTAAGAGGAATATACTCATAGCATAGGAGGCGAGGGCTTGTATAATAGATTTCAACATAATCTCCTTACCAGCTCAAGATAACATTTTTGCCTTCCAAGCTGTGACCCTTGCTCTGACTCTGTCTGCAATGTATTAGAACACTTGTGTTTTACTTCTCCCAACTAAAGCCGGAAGACCAAGGTATGTTGCAGTGCCCAGCCCCAATGGTACTCCAAAAATCGAACTTAAGATCGAACGGAGACCCGCACTACAATTTTTGCTGAACGAGATTGAGGATTTGGAGAAGTTTACCTTCTGTCCAGAAGCTGCTTCATATTCTTACAAACATTGCTGAACCGCTAAGCACTCTTCCTTTGACGCTTTGAAGAACAAGTAACTGTCATCTGCAAAGAAGAGATGAGAGATTGACGGGGCTGATTGAACTATCCGACAACCATGGATCTGACCCTGAGCTTCTAAACTTTGCAACGACGCTGATAAACCTTCTGCACAAATCAAAAAAAGATAGGGAGAGATAGGGTCACCCTGACGCAGGCCACGCTGTGGCAGAATTGGCCCAATCACATGATTATTGTGAGTAACATTATATCTGACCTTTGTAACACACTGCATTACCATAAATATCCACCGGTCATCAAAGCTTAACCTCTgcatcatttgttccaaaaacgCCCACTCAATCCGATCATAAGCCTTGACCATATCAAGCTTAAGAGAAACATACCCTTGTTTACCTCGAGTTCTATGTTCCAGGAAATGGTTTACTTCAAACGCAAGCATAATATTGTCCGTGATCAGTCGTCCCAGGATGAAAGCGCTCTGTGTGGGCGAGATAATAATATCCAGAACCTTTTTTAGCATGTTAGCAACTGTTTTTGCCAGAATCTTGTAAATAACATTGCATAATGCTATGGGCCTGAGATCTGAAACTTTTTCTGGAGAAGATTTCTTTGGGATTAGAACAATATTTGTGTCATGGATGCTCTCCGGAAACAGCCCTTCATTCAGCCATTGAATGCATGATTGAATCACATCAGGGCCTACCAAGTCCCAATATTGTTGGTAGAAGCATGGATTAAAACCATCAGGACCAGGACTTTTATCAGGATGCATTGAGAAAACCGCCCTCTTTATCTCATCCGCAGTATATGGTTGGAGAAGATCAACATTTAGCTCTGTCGAGATTTTTGGCTGAATATTGTTCAAAATAGGTTCAGAGCGACACCCTGAAGATGTGAAGATTTCTGTAAAATAGTCTGAAATTAGAGAAGGTAACCCTATCTCCCAGTCGACCCAGTTTCCTTCCTCATCTTTCAGTCGTCGAATTTCATTCCTTTTGCGCCTACTGCTAGCAGTCGAGTGAAAAAATTTTGAGTTCTAGTCACCAGCTTTGAGCCAAAGTGTCTTGCTTCTGTGCTTCCAATAGGCTTCTTGTTGGAGGAGAAGCTCATCAAGGCGATTCTTAGCAGTCAATAGTGCTTCGATCGCCAGCCTATCAGTACAAGATTTTAGTCTTCTAATTTCTGATCTACAGCAATGAATTTCTTTCTTAAATCGGTTGCGAATGTTGTTTCCCCAAGCTGCCAGTATTTCGCCACATTTTTCCTATTTAACCAGAATTCCTTTGGCATTTGAATGTTGCCAGGCCAAACTTATCTGGTCTTTGCAATCAGCTTCTTTGGTCTAAGCATTTTCAAACCGAAAGCGGCGAGACATAGAACCCATAGTGTTAATTAGAGACAAAAAGAGTACCGTGTGATCACTACATTGAGCATCTTCATTCAAGACAGAAGCCGAACTGAACTTCGTAAACCAACTGTTATTAGCAAGGGCCCGATCAAGTTTCTCTTCTATAGCATTTTTTGAACCACGACCTCTTTCCCACGTGAACGGATAACCCTTCATACTGACTTCTAACAACCCACAATCTGTAATAGCATCACTGAATCCCCTTATCAAGGTAGGTGGGTGTCTGTTACCTCCTCTCTTCTCAGAATGAGAGAGcatatcattaaagtccccaATGATAACACAGGGATCAGAATTATTCAAGCTAAGACTCCTCAGTAATATATAGTGTTTAATTAGAATTATAATCGGTtacaatattatttataataataaaaaaaaaacaacggAACTAAACACATAATAATTTTCAAATATTCTAAGCGTAAATTACGCATATGGCTCTTGAACTTTTCACTTACctgaatttcaaaaccaaatattATAATCCTTGAATTTTAAACTTTACTAAcataataatccattttaacattCAACAATATAATACCTCCAAAAGCATGTAATCATCCATTATAGAGctgttaaaattatattttgagcaattttaattgttgattttttttgtttcgaGATCATTTAGTTGTAGTTTGGTTACAAAAGAGAAAGTGACAGTGTAGAGAGACAAATATCAAAATTGtgatttagaaaattaaatacgAAGATTTCATGGAAAATACAATTCTAAACAACTTTCATTCTTTATTGGGATAATgttcaaaaatacccctaacgttaaccgtcaggagcaattttactcctaacatctaaaattagtaatagaattagagattaatatttttaaattcgacaaaatatttaaatttttctgtctaactcatacaaaatacattataattgttttatttttttcacgtttatttatatgtttgtgatctgttactaatgagtaataaaatgacGTATATGTAAAACGTAGATGATAAAATTTGCGACTGAAAAGACAATACGAtgtattatttctaaaattaccCCAATTTGTCAACgttaaggtaaaattgcttctgattttagaagtaaaattacactattttagacgttatacgttatgagtaaaattgcttctaacTCTAAGCAATGgttatatttctttttcatAAACAAAGCATAGAATTTAAAATTCCTGTGATGTAAAGCAATGAAAAAACAAATTttgtaaacaaaataaaaatttacatGATTGCACATTTAATGGATGAAATATAATATTATCAATAGCATAGACTAATTTATTCCATTAATATCATACAATGATATCAAACTAATTTATTCCATTAATACCATATAATGATATCAAACtataatttatttgattatattATTATGATAGCAAATTTGTTGACAATAAACAAAATGAAAACGTGTACATAAAGTAGTGGATATAAGCaagaaaattgaaattaaagaaaaatgttATGCAATTAATGTAAAAGATATGGTTTTAAATGGAATTAAAGTTCCTAGTTGACTTCTTAAGGCCAAGGATGGTAAGTAGCATTCCAAGATAATCATAAGTATAAGAAGATTCAAAGAGAAGCAACTTGTGATCATTCCATGGAGGAAATCTGAACCAGAAATCAACCAGAAAGCTTCTTGATGCTACTGCTTTGTAATGACTGAATGTATCAAATGAAAATTTTCCATGGTAATTCCCTATCCCACTTTCTCCTATTCCCCCAAATGGCAAGCTATCTGCTAAATACTGCATTATAAGAACAACCAAAATTAATGGGTTCGGATCATAAACCGGTTTTAACTCGCAAAATAAATAGGTCATGTCACGGGTTGACGAATTGGTGGTCGTGTCATGTGAGTCAATCCAACCTGTTTAACATGGGCTTGATTGGATTGGGGGTTTAAAGGGGTTAATAAgggaagggttagtaagggttgatagaaacccttgtttgggagggggAAGGGTTTTTACAAACCCATGTTTGGAACACACAAAAAATTAGAAGGGTAAGGGTAATGGAGGGGTTTtgaagagtttttttttaagaaatttcatccaattttcaaCCCACTAATTCCGTGGGTTttgaagggttagaaattacgtTTCCTTCCCCTTCTTTACCTTTCCCTACCCTTCTCCATCCTTCATTTATTTACCCTTCCCtacccttcatccaatcaagccctaaATATATTTTAGGTTTAATACATTATCCGCCCCATGAACATTCAAAGTGTTCCAATAGCCTTTTCAACTTAATTAAAATGTCCTGATAGTTCtttcaacttgtttaaaatgtagTCAATTACTTGGTTGGAGTGAAGTAATCTACATGCAGAAGGTGTGTTGCACGTGCTTCGTATAGTTAAGCGACCATGGTCGGAGTATGGTCTTCTAATATTAGAGTGGACAATTTTTATAGTTCAACAAGTAagaactttttttaatatattttaatctattttctgaattatgtaataacatttcaaGGCGAGTGCAACACAATTTTTATAGTTGAACGAGTaagaacttttttttaatatattttaatctattttctgaattatgtaataacatttcaaGGCGAGTGCAACACAATTTCTGTATGCAACTTACTTCTTTATAACCGATGATTGATTGACTActttttaagcaagttgaagaAGCTATCaagatattttaaacaagttgagggagctattaagatactttgaaagttcagggaccattaactttttggacaagtttatgagacaaataatatattaagcctatgttttataaataatatatactgTTATGGGTGTATAAGTCAGTTATCTTCGTTAGTGTGTATATAGATATTCTTCTACGAACTAAGGATTAATTTAGCTCTTGAAGTTGGCTAGTACAATCGATTTTAGTTTAAAATAACGTttaggtatcaatttaggccttcAACTTAGCATTTGGGATCAAAATAATCCAAAATGACACATGtcaatatgaagaaagaacACGTGTCAAATAACTACCAATCGTATAGTAACACGAGTTATTTTTGGGTTGATTTGACACTAAATGCCAAATTGAAGGGTTAAGTTGATACTCAAACTTGATTTTGCAATCTTGCTAGCTAATTTAAACACTAAATTGATCCTTAATTCACTCTTaaacagatttttttttttttgtttatattcaattgatataattagagggcgagccttggcgcaacggtaaaacgttgttgtcgtgtgaccagaggtcacgggttcgagtcttaggagcggcctcttgccaattaaattggcaagggaaggcttgcccccaatacacccttgtggtgggacccctccccggaccctcgctcagcggggacgcgtaatgcgaccgggccgccctttttattCAATTGATATaattgagggcgagccttggcgcaacggtaaacgttgttgtcgtgtgaccaagaggtcacgggttcgagtcttaggagcggcctcttactaaaataaattggcaggggaaggcttgccccagtacatccttatggtgggacccctccccggaccctcgctcagcggggacgcacTTGACTCTTGACAGTTGATCAGAGTATATCGATACGACACATTTACGACCCACCAATTTATTACCCCTCAATTTAAAAATCAACAGCTGGAAATACCTGGATTATGGCATCATTAAATACCAGGCTTCCTGATGATGTTTCTGCTACCATTCTTTTCATGAATTGTTTGTTCTTAGTGAAGGCATAAATTGCAAGTGGTTTAGGCCTTGAACTTATGAATTCAATACTGTCTTCAATCTTGTCCACCTACCAAATCAACACACAATCTtcattaattttcatttttttgcaTTATCTAAgaacacaaattaaaatataaaagaaggacaaaaaaaattcaattgatAAGCAGTATCTCTCACTGTAATTATAGGTAGAATTGGACCAAAGATTTCCTCTGTCATTATTGCTGATTTGAGAGGAGGATCTAGCAGGACTGTTGGTTCTACAAACCTGCAAGAACAGGGAAGTTATTATATGCATACAAATTTACGAGTAAATTGCACAAACGGTCACTGAAATATCGGGTTTATTTTATAAAGATTGTTACtgaacttcattttctttcactAAAATCACTAAACTTCACATTTGATTTTAATGTATAAAAATTCATCGAAATATTGATGCGACACAGAAAACAATTGACTATATATGGCAGCTAAACACCGCGTCAAACAAGAACTTAATGTTTTGGAaaatataattgtttagaatgTGCCACGTATCACAGACCCGACTGTCACGTCAGCCATGAAAACTAGATATAATTTGCATGATATTAAGAGCATCTTCCATGCTCATACTCTACAACCACTCGATATCATGCAacatattaatataataaactCCATTTCATTAAATATCACACTCTAGTGGCTAAACTCTACAACCGTTCAATCATACGAGACTCACTATCAAAtcacatttattttattttattttttaacaatatatattttcttacaaaacaattaatttaactaataataagtattaaatattaaatattttaaaatatatatatatatatatattattaaatagttaaaaaatatatataactaaaaattataattaaaaattatatataattaaaacaatTCATTATGCTCTAAGTTGATATATAGTCATATGTATTctttgctatatatatatatataaagggcggcccggtgcattacgtgtccccgctaagcgagggtccggggaggggtcccaccacaagggtgtataagggacaagccttcccctgctaaattttttggcaagaggccgctcctacgACTCGAACTCGTGACCTctcagtcacacgacaacaacgtttaactaggataattttattgaaaatgtAATTTTgctaaaagaaaatgaagttaaATAACTTttgtaaaatatattttattattttttatatgacCGGCGATGCAGTTTACCCACCCGAGTAAAAACATTACTAACAGATTTAACAGATTGGATTGGGAGAGCAGTTTGGTAACTTACAAATTCTTTTCATCCATGGAACCACCATAGACTATAGATTTTTGGACACCATCATCAGTTAAAAGATCTTTCAATCTGTTAAAATGCTGTTTGTTAACAATCCTTGCCACAGATCTTGATTCTCTTGGATTGTCTCCAAACATATTTTTGATGGAAACCTTCATTAGTTCCACCTGATCACAGAGAAAGCAagaaccattggagggaaaatTAGGAAATATAGTCACAAATTGAAACCGAATTAAGGATCGATTTAGCTCCTAAAGTTATCATCTAGTAGGAttaattcaattcaaaattaagtttaaatatTAATATGGCCCTTCAACTTGTCATTTGTAATCAAATTAATGCAACACGTATTAAATAACACTATTAATCATATATTAAAACGGGCCAATTTGAGCCCGATTTAACACGTTTCTACTAATAAACTTCAAAAACCAAATTGattatcaattcaattgaaatgaaaatatattttataggtaATATTCATCGAAACGTTTCGTAGCCAAAAGAAACTTCAACTTCATTTACTAAAACCCAAAATTGAATGGAATCAGAAACTGAAGTGCCCACATGGCATACCATATCAATCACAATATTTTTTCTatgtttaaatatatatttttatgtcgTTCTCGGATATAATTGAAGGCAAAGTCAAAAAGATTTCCTGGGGCTATATGAAACGGGTATTAGATAATGACATGTCattattattagattatattatagACTGGTAATGCCACATGGACAATCCACCATCTGATTCCAACcaatttttttccaaatttgatCCTAACGAGAAGTGTATGTTTGATCCCAACAATGgtacaaatttaaccttaatTTTTTCAAGCAAGATTAATATTTAGAAGGTCTGATGTGACtgttaaataatagtcaaatcAATTTTTACACATTTTCAGTAATGTAGGAgtaaaattcatcttgatggaAACATTAAGAGTAAGTTTGTACCATTATATAGGTTACGGTCAAATTTGCACATTAGAGAAAATTTGGTTTTCCCTATTTTTCAGATTGTCATACCAAGTTGGAAGCAAATCTCTGTTCAACAAGTACATAATCAACAGCAATGCATGCTTGACCAGCACACGGACTAAATTTCGCTCCAGCTATTCGATTTACAGTCACCTAAAATTTAGAACAAATCAGATCAACCTATCAGGAATAAGATCATCTTTGATGATACtttaaaatgaaacaaaaagaaaagaaaatcataCAACACATGAAAAACAAGTACCTCTTGATCCCAAGAAGATTGTAAAGAATCAACAATAGCAGGGCATTTCCCACCCAACTCAAGAACAACTGGTGTTAGATGTTCCACAGCTGCTGACAACACCATCCGTCCCACACGTGAACTACCTTAAAGCACCATCGGGAATGGAGAAAGAGTGATTGAATTGTATTAGTAAAAGAGTCGTTTTCAACACATGTAGACGTAAAAACAGTGACGATCTGACCAAAACGGACACTATTTACATAGTATTTGGCCAGACTGTTACGAATACCTGTAAAGAAAATTTTATCCCATTTTTGCTGCAGAAGATATTCACCGGCAGACGAGCCTCCTTGGACAACCTTAATAGCATTAGTGTCTAAGTAATTAAGCATAGTATTTGCTAACAAAGAAGCAGAAGCAGGACACAGTTCTGAAGGTTTTAGAATCATTGTGTTTCCTGCTGCAATTGCTCCTATCATTGGTTCTATAGATAGGCCTGTAAAagaataaaacaatttggtttctaTCTTTTTGAAACAAagtaagaaaagaagaaaatcatctgaaaatCTGCATACCAAAAGGGAAATTCCAGGATGATATAATCAGGACAAGGCCAAGAGGCTCTGGAACCAATTCTGCACTTGTGAGGACTGCAATATTTGGCAGTTTTGCCTATACTCGGAACAAAATCATCCATTAACAATAAAATAAGATGAAGATGGGAACTGTTTACTAAATTGGAAATGGTTAACAGATCCATTAATGAAAAGCCATACTTAGAGAGAACGTAATTTgctaaaaactgaaaatttacCTTTTTGCTTTGCATCCAACTTTTCAAACCTTTCAATGCATAGTTTAGTGTTTTTATTAAAGTGCCAACCTGCAAAATCAATTGTAACAAAATCTCATATCGATATTCTTCCACTAATCTTAATTTCATGCAATTAACGACctgttccttttttttttttatagaaattggggcgagccttggcgcaacggtaaaatgttgttgccgtgtgaccagaggtcacgggttcgagtcttaggagcggcctcttgccaattaaattggcaagggaaggcttgcccccaatacacccttgtggtgggacccctccccggaccctcgctcagcggggacgcgtaatgcgaccgggccgccctttttttttatagaaattgggacgagacagaattTATAACGACCTGTTCCTAAGGGGATAGCGTCGGAATGGAAAGTCCGGCATAGGGAGAGGCCATAAATGGATGGTATAGGGGAAAAAACTGTGCTATATCAACAAGGTTTGTTTTCAATACATGCATACGCGTTTTTAAGTCGTAAGGCCGGAAAAATGAGATTTTAGAACTGTTAATATATGACATACCTAAGCGATTTACATAGATAACCCCATTTGACATGATTATCGTTTTTGATGCATTTATATCATACATAATCAcgtggtatatatatatatatatcacataTCGTGTTATGACTTTTTCAATTAGTATGATAGATAACTCTCCACGCACAATGTATTGGTTTGAGGACGAATTAGATGGAAGCTAGTGGACCTGCAATGACCGGGTTAAACAATGAACTTACAttgttgtctcaaaatggtcactcaacttatAAAATCACTCCATTTGAGTTTTATCTCAATTAGGCCACTCCAACAATTTTAGTGGTTAAAATGCATCGGAATGATGCCATGGCtgataagagcatctccaatagaggtgcctaaaagagtgccaaaacttactaaaatatagtattttattgtctctttcatccacattatttttggcaacttttacttaaaaaatgctccaatagaggTTGCTTGAAAAATTGCCACTATAAtcctacaaattattattttattataaataaaatgttccagattttattatttctaggagagtatattaaaaaataattaaacaaggttgccaagaggttgccaaaaattggcaacTTTCCTTGGCACACACAATCACTCCAATAGTGGGCACCCTTTAAAAGTTGCCAACCCTGATGCCACATCAGCTGACACTCTTTTAGgcaccctctattggagatgctctaagtgaGCATGAGTTAACTCAAATTTCTAACTG
The DNA window shown above is from Euphorbia lathyris chromosome 1, ddEupLath1.1, whole genome shotgun sequence and carries:
- the LOC136223045 gene encoding aldehyde dehydrogenase family 3 member F1-like yields the protein MEGAEGLGIEIQRMREYFRSGVTRDFAWRRSQLQGLLKFVQDKQVEICKALREDLGKHHVEAFRDEVGTLIKTLNYALKGLKSWMQSKKAKLPNIAVLTSAELVPEPLGLVLIISSWNFPFGLSIEPMIGAIAAGNTMILKPSELCPASASLLANTMLNYLDTNAIKVVQGGSSAGEYLLQQKWDKIFFTGSSRVGRMVLSAAVEHLTPVVLELGGKCPAIVDSLQSSWDQEVTVNRIAGAKFSPCAGQACIAVDYVLVEQRFASNLVELMKVSIKNMFGDNPRESRSVARIVNKQHFNRLKDLLTDDGVQKSIVYGGSMDEKNLFVEPTVLLDPPLKSAIMTEEIFGPILPIITVDKIEDSIEFISSRPKPLAIYAFTKNKQFMKRMVAETSSGSLVFNDAIIQYLADSLPFGGIGESGIGNYHGKFSFDTFSHYKAVASRSFLVDFWFRFPPWNDHKLLLFESSYTYDYLGMLLTILGLKKSTRNFNSI